One Papaver somniferum cultivar HN1 chromosome 10, ASM357369v1, whole genome shotgun sequence genomic window carries:
- the LOC113318818 gene encoding heat shock 70 kDa protein 8: MAEQAYTVASDSETTGEDKPTSVYPELAIGIDIGTSQCSIALWNGSEVQLLQNSRNQKMMQSYVTFRDEIPSGGVSAHLSHEDEMLSGSAVFNMKRLIGRADTDPVVHLSKTLPFLVQTLNIGVRPFIAALVNNVWRSTTPEEVLAVFLVELRAMAELQLKRVVRNVVLTIPVSFSRFQLTRIERACAMAGLHVLRLMPEPTSVALLYAQQQQQLMHDNMGSGSEKLALIFNMGAGYCDVCVTATAGGVSQIKALSGTVVGGEDILQNVMRHLLPNLDNLLSSHGLSEIKSTVLLRIATQDAIHRLSSQDGVRVEVDLKNGLNINRVLTRAEFEEINQEVFGKCENLVRQCMNDAKVHIGDISDVILVGGCSYIPKIRSLVLGLCNKQEPYLGMNPLEAAVCGAALEGAVASGVSDSLGALDLLTIQATPLSLGIRADGSNFVPIIHRNTTMPARKELIFTTAHENQTEALVAVYEGEGMGVEKNHLLGCFKLVGIPPALKGSPEISICMDIDASNVLRVFAGILMPGVGRPVHPFLEVKMPTVDDGHGWCAEALTKMYGSTLELHTSQKKMP, translated from the coding sequence ATGGCTGAGCAAGCTTACACAGTGGCATCTGATAGCGAAACAACTGGAGAAGACAAACCAACATCTGTTTACCCTGAATTAGCAATTGGGATTGATATTGGAACTTCACAATGTAGTATTGCTTTGTGGAATGGGTCGGAGGTGCAGCTCCTTCAAAATTCAAGGAACCAAAAAATGATGCAGTCATATGTCACCTTTAGGGATGAAATCCCTTCTGGTGGAGTAAGTGCACACTTATCTCATGAGGATGAAATGCTATCTGGTTCTGCAGTTTTCAACATGAAAAGATTAATTGGAAGAGCAGACACTGATCCAGTGGTTCATTTAAGCAAAACCTTACCTTTTCTGGTACAGACTCTGAATATTGGTGTCCGGCCCTTCATTGCAGCCTTGGTAAATAATGTTTGGAGGTCAACTACACCTGAAGAAGTTCTTGCGGTGTTTCTGGTAGAACTGAGGGCCATGGCTGAACTTCAACTGAAACGAGTTGTTCGGAATGTTGTTCTCACTATCCCAGTTTcatttagtcggtttcaactcacCCGGATTGAGCGAGCTTGTGCCATGGCAGGTCTACATGTACTCAGATTAATGCCTGAACCGACCTCAGTGGCACTTCTTTAtgcccaacaacaacaacagcttaTGCATGACAACATGGGGAGCGGCAGTGAGAAACTTGCCCTTATTTTTAATATGGGTGCAGGATACTGTGATGTTTGTGTGACAGCCACTGCTGGTGGTGTTTCACAAATAAAAGCGTTATCAGGAACTGTGGTTGGAGGAGAAGATATTCTTCAGAATGTGATGCGCCATCTGTTGCCTAATTTAGACAATCTCCTCTCCAGCCATGGACTTAGCGAGATCAAATCAACGGTTTTGCTTAGAATTGCAACTCAAGATGCCATTCACAGACTTTCATCCCAAGATGGTGTCCGAGTAGAAGTTGATTTGAAAAATGGCTTAAACATCAACAGGGTACTGACTCGGGCAGAATTCGAGGAGATAAACCAGGAAGTTTTTGGAAAATGTGAGAACTTGGTAAGGCAATGTATGAATGATGCAAAAGTACATATTGGAGATATAAGTGATGTAATACTTGTTGGTGGGTGTTCTTACATACCCAAGATACGGAGCCTTGTTCTGGGCTTATGCAATAAGCAGGAGCCGTATCTTGGTATGAACCCACTTGAAGCTGCTGTTTGTGGTGCTGCTCTGGAAGGGGCTGTGGCTTCAGGGGTTAGTGATTCATTGGGTGCTTTGGATCTGCTAACCATACAAGCTACTCCGCTTAGCCTCGGTATTCGTGCTGATGGAAGTAACTTTGTGCCTATCATACATCGAAACACTACTATGCCAGCAAGGAAGGAGTTGATATTTACAACAGCTCATGAAAACCAAACTGAAGCACTAGTAGCTGTGTATGAAGGTGAAGGCATGGGGGTAGAAAAAAATCATCTTTTAGGATGCTTTAAGCTTGTAGGAATACCTCCAGCGCTGAAAGGATCACCAGAAATTAGCATTTGCATGGATATTGATGCTTCGAATGTTCTTAGAGTTTTTGCAGGGATATTAATGCCTGGAGTAGGGCGACCTGTGCACCCTTTCCTTGAAGTAAAGATGCCAACTGTGGATGATGGTCATGGATGGTGTGCCGAAGCTTTAACCAAGATGTATGGGTCTACTCTAGAGTTGCACACTTCACAGAAGAAAATGCCGTAG
- the LOC113316947 gene encoding protein NDL2-like: protein MGDSNSSGSVSIDIQLIPLGGKECLVETSKGPISVFVCGDQEKPALITYPDVALNYMSCFQGLFFCQEAASLLLHNFCIYHIDAPGHELGAAEIASDAPMLSMDDLADQVAEVLDYFGLNEVLCLGVTAGAYILTLFAMKYKDRVRGLILVSPICKAPSWTEWLYNKVMLNLLYFYGICGILKECLLQRYFSKEVRCGTPGTESDIVQACRRLLDERQHSNIFRYLRAVNERCDITEGLKKLQCKTLIFVGECSPFRSESIGMSNKIDRKISALVEVEACGSLVTEEHPYAMIVPIEFFLMGFGYYKQPCLGSSLSSAQSGTTSHCCISPDLLSPESIGIKLKPIKTRVSMEA, encoded by the exons ATGGGTGATTCAAATTCAAGTGGTTCAGTTTCCATTGATATTCAGTTAATACCATTAGGAGGAAAG GAATGTTTGGTTGAAACAAGTAAAGGACCAATTTCTGTTTTTGTATGTGGGGATCAAGAAAAACCTGCTTTAATTACATACCCAGATGTTGCTCTTAATT ATATGTCATGTTTTCAAGGGCTATTCTTTTGTCAAGAAGCTGCTTCTTTGTTGCTACATAACTTCTGTATTTACCACATTGATGCCCCAGGGCATGAG TTAGGAGCTGCGGAGATTGCTTCAGATGCGCCAATGCTTAGCATGGATGACCTTGCGGATCAGGTCGCTGAAGTGCTTGATTACTTTGG GCTTAACGAAGTTCTATGCTTGGGTGTAACAGCAGGCGCATATATTCTAACACTCTTCGCT ATGAAGTACAAGGACCGTGTTCGCGGGTTAATTCTTGTTTCCCCAATATGCAAAGCACCTTCCTGGACTGAGTGGCTTTACAATAAG GTGATGTTGAACCTGCTTTACTTCTATGGTATATGTGGTATTCTAAAGGAGTGTCTTCTTCAGCGATACTTCAGTAAG GAAGTTCGCTGTGGTACACCTGGCACTGAATCTGACATTGTACAAGCTTGTAGAAGg TTGCTAGATGAAAGACAACATTCAAACATCTTCCGCTACCTTCGAGCTGTTAATGA GCGCTGTGATATCACCGAAGGGTTGAAGAAGCTGCAATGCAAGACACTCATTTTTGTGGGTGAATGCAGTCCCTTTCGGTCTGAGTCGATCGGTATGAGTAACAAAATAGACAGGAAAATCAGTGCCCTTGTAGAG GTAGAAGCGTGCGGCTCATTAGTAACAGAGGAACATCCATATGCCATGATAGTTCCTATTGAGTTCTTCTTGATGGGTTTTGGGTACTACAAGCAACCTTGTCTTGGTTCTAGTCTTAGTTCTGCTCAGTCAGGTACAACAAGCCATTGTTGCATTTCGCCAGATCTTTTGTCCCCAGAGAGCATAGGCATTAAGCTTAAACCAATCAAGACACGTGTCAGTATGGAAGCCTGA